The genomic region GCCCTCTGAAGCAATTTTCTCAATCGCACTTAAATTTATTCCATAGCCTTCTTCTATTCTATCTGGAATATAATAATTAACAGGAAAATTAATTAAGTTGAAATATTTAATGAGTACTGCAGTACTAGATATACCATCTACGTCATAATCTCCATATATCCAGATAGCCTGCTTTTCATCGATAGCTTTCTTTATTTTTGAAACGGCCCTATCCATATCTTTTAACAAATATGGATCATTTAAATCATCTAATGATGAATTTAAAAAAACTGCAGCTTTACTACAATCGGTAAATCCTCGATTAATTAGAAGTCTAGCAGTTATTTCAGATATATTTAATTCCTTAACTAAGTTATCAATATGTACTTGCTCATGGTCCCTATATATCCAATATTTTCTATTAAGCATTTTATCACCTGCATATATTAATTAGAAATAGTCCTTTAGACTATTTAAAAAGGCAGCCTATGCTGCCTTTTTATTAGTTCGTTTCTGTATTTGCTTTATATGATTTTCCGCTTTGCTTTTCTTTAAGCATTACCCATACTGGACTGGCAATAAAAATTGATGAATATGTTCCAGCAATAACCCCAGCAATTAACGGTAGAGCGAAATCTCTAATTTGTTGTACCCCTAATACATAAAGAGCAACTATTGTAATTAATGTAGTTAATGAAGTATTAATTGAACGTCTTACAGTCTGGTTAATACTATCATTAGCAATTTGAGTATAGTTTGATTTTCTTAAAAATCTTAAATTTTCTCTTATTCTATCGAATACTACGATAGTATCATTTATTGAGTAACCTACTATAGTTAAAATCGCAGCAACAAAAGGTCCGTTAACTGGGACTCTGAATATAGCATATACCGAAAGAACTATTAAAACGTCATGAATAAGTGCTACAACCGCAGCAACACCAAATCTAAACTCAAATCTATATGAAATATAGATTAGCATTCCAATTGCAGCAACAATAATAGATAGTAATGCTCTATCCCTTATCTCCTTACCTATTGCAGGACCGAATTGTTGTGATCTTGCAGGCTCATTTTCTTCTAGATTATACTTTTCTTTGAACTGTTCAAATATATCTGATCTAACCTCACTATTAAAATCAGCAGTAGTTCTAATTTGAACTACTTGTCTATCTTCACCTAAGAAACTTATACTAGAAGTAGTATCGAATTGGTTAATGATTTCTCTTACCTCATCTACCTCTACTGCTTGATGTAAATCAATTTCTATTAATGTTCCACCAGTAAAGTCTATTCCGTAGTTTAATCCATTTATCATCGTCATAACTAAACCTATGGCTATAATTATAGTTGAGATGGCAAAGGATATTTTTTTATTCTCTACAAATTTCATGATTTTTCCCCCTTACGCACCGTATAATTTATTGTTAGTTACATTCATTCCAACAAGAAGCTTTAGTAAGAATCTTGTAACGAAAACTGCTGTAAATAAACTCACTGCAATACCTACAATTAACATTACAGCAAAACCTCTAATTGGACCTGTACCAAATTGATATAACACAACACCTGCAATAAGAGTTGTAATATTTGAATCTAATATAGCTCTAAATGCACTTTTAAATCCTGAATCAATTGCAGATCTCACAGTTTTACCAAGTTTAATCTCTTCTTTAATTCTTTCAAAGATAATTACATTAGCATCTACTGCCATACCCACTGAAAGTATTAAAGCTGCAATACCAGGCAAAGTTAATGTAGCATTTAAGCCTGCAAAGATCCCTAACACTAATAAAACATAAATTACTAAAGCTATATTTGCTACTAATCCAGGTATTCTATAGTATACTAGCATAAATAGTAGAATTAGAATAATACCGATTTGAGCAGCTTGTACACTTCGATTTAATGCATTAACACCTAGAGTAGCAGTAATAGAAGAAGATTCTACCTCTGCTAGGTTAACAGGAAGTGCTCCAGCTCTAATTAGAGAAGCAAGTCTTGCTGCATCCTCTACTGTAAATCCACCTTCAATATGACCAACACCATTTGAAATTACATTTCTTACAGTTGGTGCAGATATAACTTCTTCATCTAAAACAATATATATTCTATCTCCGATAAACTTTGTTGTAGCGTCTGCAAAGGCTTTAGTTCCTTCACTATCAAATTCTAATCCAACTACAGGTACGCTA from Serpentinicella alkaliphila harbors:
- the secF gene encoding protein translocase subunit SecF, whose protein sequence is MKFVENKKISFAISTIIIAIGLVMTMINGLNYGIDFTGGTLIEIDLHQAVEVDEVREIINQFDTTSSISFLGEDRQVVQIRTTADFNSEVRSDIFEQFKEKYNLEENEPARSQQFGPAIGKEIRDRALLSIIVAAIGMLIYISYRFEFRFGVAAVVALIHDVLIVLSVYAIFRVPVNGPFVAAILTIVGYSINDTIVVFDRIRENLRFLRKSNYTQIANDSINQTVRRSINTSLTTLITIVALYVLGVQQIRDFALPLIAGVIAGTYSSIFIASPVWVMLKEKQSGKSYKANTETN
- the secD gene encoding protein translocase subunit SecD is translated as MKMKSAIIFLIIIAIVGLSTYTALNGLQLGEYEIRPVKEAINQGLDLQGGVYVVYEAETDATGSELDQMIQQTIEVFRRRVDSMGLLEPVIVREGERRIRVELPGVDNAQDALELIGKTAQLQFVTPDGEVILTGNNVRKAEATFANSVPVVGLEFDSEGTKAFADATTKFIGDRIYIVLDEEVISAPTVRNVISNGVGHIEGGFTVEDAARLASLIRAGALPVNLAEVESSSITATLGVNALNRSVQAAQIGIILILLFMLVYYRIPGLVANIALVIYVLLVLGIFAGLNATLTLPGIAALILSVGMAVDANVIIFERIKEEIKLGKTVRSAIDSGFKSAFRAILDSNITTLIAGVVLYQFGTGPIRGFAVMLIVGIAVSLFTAVFVTRFLLKLLVGMNVTNNKLYGA